Proteins co-encoded in one Kribbella solani genomic window:
- a CDS encoding MarR family winged helix-turn-helix transcriptional regulator, translating to MTTPAHAPTDAEPAHAPRDPEPARAPTDPEPAHAPTDPEPARAPTDAEPARAPTDPEPARAPTDAEPARGPIEDSEPRVAAIEQELSALFRRSRSASLRLARRVHPDMDAAGYALISQIELGTGTSGTGTRASDVAQILGLDKSTVSRGITQLENLGLIERVGDPDDGRARLLRLTSTGAERYEAMRTQRQTEFRAILDRWNPTDLADLARLLARLNTDLG from the coding sequence ATGACCACCCCGGCGCACGCACCGACGGACGCCGAGCCGGCGCACGCACCCAGGGACCCCGAGCCGGCGCGCGCGCCCACGGACCCCGAGCCGGCGCACGCACCCACGGACCCCGAGCCGGCGCGCGCGCCCACGGACGCCGAGCCGGCGCGCGCACCCACGGACCCCGAGCCGGCGCGCGCGCCCACGGACGCCGAGCCGGCGCGCGGGCCGATCGAGGACTCCGAGCCGCGGGTCGCGGCGATCGAGCAGGAGCTGTCTGCTCTCTTCCGCCGCTCCCGCTCCGCGTCGCTTCGGCTGGCTCGCCGGGTTCACCCCGACATGGACGCCGCCGGGTACGCCCTGATCTCCCAGATCGAACTCGGCACCGGGACCTCAGGTACCGGAACCCGCGCCTCCGACGTCGCGCAGATCCTCGGCCTGGACAAGTCGACCGTCAGCCGCGGCATCACCCAGCTGGAGAACCTGGGCCTGATCGAACGCGTCGGCGACCCCGACGACGGCCGCGCCCGCCTGCTCCGTCTGACCAGCACCGGCGCCGAACGGTACGAGGCGATGCGCACCCAGCGCCAGACCGAGTTCCGCGCCATCCTGGACCGCTGGAACCCCACCGACCTGGCCGACCTCGCCCGCCTCCTGGCCCGCCTGAACACCGACCTCGGCTGA
- a CDS encoding zinc-dependent alcohol dehydrogenase, whose protein sequence is MMLALEMYRSPAKYLAAKAVGGRIPGVLTGPAAPLRLVTINEPKAERAGWARIRPILSGICGSDLGMVTGSTKLYFSAVVSMPFVPGHEVVGELLDDCEDLPKGTRVVLDSVLTCAARGVEPCEGCVTGNTNRCDRITVGHVAPGLQTGFCQDTGGGWGNLLVAHRSQLYAVPETLSNDRAVLVEPLAGAVHAALRAKVEPGQSVLVSGAGAVGLFATLALRELTQAGRITVVAKHAKQRELARAFGASDVVAPDEVFRGVRRSTGAFRLKPDFGAGEFLLGGVDVAVDAVGSKDSIDTVLRVTKAGGRVVLSGMPASGADLSPVWFRELEVTGTYASAREEPNGRPAFETALELAGRAPLDGIVGARYPLYRWREALDHAHSAGRLGTVKVAFDVRAS, encoded by the coding sequence ATGATGCTCGCGCTAGAGATGTACCGTTCGCCGGCCAAGTACCTGGCGGCCAAGGCGGTCGGCGGCCGGATCCCCGGCGTGCTGACCGGGCCGGCCGCGCCGCTGCGGCTCGTCACCATCAACGAGCCGAAGGCCGAGCGGGCGGGCTGGGCGCGGATCCGGCCGATCCTGTCCGGTATCTGCGGTTCCGACCTCGGCATGGTGACCGGCTCGACCAAGCTGTACTTCTCCGCTGTCGTCTCGATGCCGTTCGTACCCGGTCACGAAGTGGTCGGCGAGCTGCTCGACGACTGCGAGGACCTGCCGAAGGGCACCCGCGTCGTACTGGACTCCGTCCTCACCTGTGCTGCCCGTGGGGTCGAGCCGTGTGAGGGATGCGTTACCGGCAACACCAACCGGTGCGACCGGATCACGGTCGGCCACGTGGCGCCCGGTCTGCAGACCGGTTTCTGCCAGGACACCGGTGGCGGGTGGGGAAACCTGCTCGTCGCGCATCGGAGTCAGCTGTATGCCGTACCTGAGACACTCAGCAACGACCGTGCGGTCCTGGTCGAACCGCTCGCCGGAGCCGTACACGCGGCGCTGCGGGCGAAGGTCGAGCCGGGTCAGTCGGTGTTGGTGAGTGGCGCAGGTGCGGTCGGGTTGTTCGCCACCCTCGCGCTGCGCGAGCTGACGCAGGCCGGGCGGATCACCGTGGTCGCCAAGCACGCGAAACAGCGGGAGCTGGCGCGGGCGTTCGGCGCGAGTGACGTGGTGGCGCCCGACGAGGTGTTCCGCGGCGTTCGCCGGTCGACCGGAGCGTTCCGGCTGAAGCCCGACTTCGGGGCGGGGGAGTTCCTGCTCGGTGGCGTGGACGTCGCTGTGGACGCGGTCGGCAGCAAGGACTCGATCGATACCGTGCTGCGGGTCACCAAGGCCGGCGGCCGGGTGGTGCTGTCCGGGATGCCGGCCAGCGGCGCCGACCTGTCGCCGGTGTGGTTCCGCGAGCTCGAGGTGACCGGCACGTACGCGTCCGCGCGGGAGGAACCGAACGGCCGGCCGGCCTTCGAGACCGCGCTGGAGCTGGCCGGCCGGGCGCCGCTGGACGGGATCGTCGGCGCCCGCTACCCGCTGTACCGCTGGCGCGAGGCGCTCGACCACGCGCACTCCGCCGGCCGACTGGGAACAGTCAAGGTCGCATTCGATGTGAGGGCCTCATGA
- the hisF gene encoding imidazole glycerol phosphate synthase subunit HisF, producing the protein MSLAVRVIPCLDVDAGRVVKGVNFADLRDAGDPVEMAQVYDAEGADELTFLDITASSGSRETTYDVVGRTAEQVFIPLTVGGGVREAGDVDRLLRAGADKVGINTGAIARPEVIREIAHRFGNQVLVLSLDVRRAADQPSGFEVTTHGGRKSAGLDAIEWAQRGCELGAGEILLNSMDADGTKQGFDLELIKAVRAVVDVPLIASGGAGAPEHFPPAVHAGADAVLAASVFHFGDFRIADVKKALRDAGIVVR; encoded by the coding sequence GTGAGCCTCGCCGTACGAGTCATTCCCTGTCTGGACGTCGATGCCGGGCGCGTGGTCAAAGGCGTCAACTTCGCCGACCTGCGCGACGCGGGCGACCCGGTCGAGATGGCGCAGGTGTACGACGCCGAAGGTGCCGACGAGCTGACTTTCCTGGACATCACCGCGTCGTCCGGCTCCCGCGAGACGACCTACGACGTGGTCGGCCGGACCGCGGAGCAGGTGTTCATTCCGCTGACGGTCGGCGGCGGCGTACGCGAGGCCGGCGACGTGGACCGGCTGCTCCGGGCCGGCGCGGACAAGGTCGGGATCAACACCGGCGCGATCGCCCGGCCGGAGGTGATCCGCGAGATCGCGCACCGGTTCGGCAACCAGGTGCTGGTGCTGTCGCTCGACGTACGCCGGGCCGCGGACCAGCCGAGCGGGTTCGAGGTGACGACGCACGGTGGCCGGAAGTCGGCCGGGCTGGACGCGATCGAGTGGGCGCAACGCGGTTGCGAGCTGGGCGCGGGCGAGATCCTGCTGAACTCGATGGACGCGGACGGTACCAAGCAGGGCTTCGACCTCGAACTGATCAAGGCGGTACGCGCGGTGGTGGACGTACCGCTGATCGCCAGCGGGGGAGCGGGTGCACCGGAACACTTCCCGCCGGCCGTACACGCCGGTGCTGATGCCGTGCTCGCGGCCAGCGTCTTCCACTTCGGCGACTTCCGCATCGCCGACGTGAAGAAGGCACTCCGCGACGCCGGAATCGTGGTCCGATGA
- a CDS encoding lactate racemase domain-containing protein has protein sequence MSRPGFVLEVDDRTPPLLVHNGEGFLLERFPQGTRVVYPPEALPPVRDVDEAIQNALLNPLESEPLPELLRAGMRLTIAFDDISIPLPPMKKPDIRQRIIEAVLEMAASAGVDDVELISANALHRRLTPNELRDIVGERVFRSFFPDGKLYNFDAEDAANLTHLGQTKHGEDVEISKRAAESDLLVYVNVNLVAMDGGHKSTSIGLASYKSLKHHHNSHTMIHSRSFMDHKASKMHHSAWRMGEVLTQHVKVFQIETTLNNDIFGGPLEFLQKREWEWSIKDQASFLATKRGLAAAPNKLRHKIFTDTRSNYGLTGVHAGKIEPVHDKTLENVHRQHMVEVQGQSDVAIMGVPFVGPYNVNSIMNPILAACMGLGYYFNSYRGNPVVRKDGAVILYHPVDYEFNQLHHPSYVDFFEEVLSESTDPATIEAKFEKQYAEDPWYIHLYRTSYAYHGVHPFYMWYWISHALDHCGDIVWVGANRKTVERMGFRSASTLQDALEMVSHSVGRSPSITYLHNPPHLLADVR, from the coding sequence ATGTCTCGGCCAGGTTTCGTGCTCGAGGTGGACGACCGGACGCCACCCCTGCTCGTCCACAACGGTGAGGGCTTCCTGCTGGAGCGCTTCCCGCAGGGCACCCGGGTGGTGTACCCGCCGGAGGCGCTGCCGCCGGTCCGCGACGTCGACGAGGCGATCCAGAACGCGCTGCTGAACCCGCTCGAGTCCGAGCCGCTGCCGGAGCTGCTGCGCGCCGGGATGCGGCTGACGATCGCGTTCGACGACATCTCGATCCCGCTGCCGCCGATGAAGAAGCCGGACATCCGGCAGCGCATCATCGAGGCGGTCCTCGAAATGGCGGCGTCGGCCGGTGTCGACGATGTCGAGCTGATCTCGGCGAACGCGCTGCACCGCCGGCTGACCCCGAACGAGCTCCGCGACATCGTCGGCGAGCGGGTCTTCCGGTCGTTCTTCCCGGACGGCAAGCTCTACAACTTCGACGCCGAGGACGCCGCGAACCTGACCCACCTCGGTCAGACCAAGCACGGCGAGGACGTCGAGATCTCCAAGCGGGCGGCCGAGTCCGACCTGCTCGTCTACGTGAACGTGAACCTGGTCGCGATGGACGGTGGCCACAAGTCCACGTCCATCGGCCTGGCGTCGTACAAGTCGCTGAAGCACCACCACAACAGCCACACGATGATCCACTCGCGGTCGTTCATGGACCACAAGGCGTCCAAGATGCACCACTCCGCCTGGCGGATGGGCGAGGTGCTGACCCAGCACGTCAAGGTGTTCCAGATCGAGACGACGCTGAACAACGACATCTTCGGCGGTCCGCTGGAGTTCCTCCAGAAGCGCGAGTGGGAGTGGTCGATCAAGGACCAGGCGTCGTTCCTGGCGACCAAGCGCGGCCTGGCGGCGGCACCGAACAAGCTGCGGCACAAGATCTTCACCGACACCCGGTCGAACTACGGCCTGACCGGCGTGCACGCGGGCAAGATCGAGCCGGTGCACGACAAGACGCTGGAGAACGTGCACCGCCAGCACATGGTCGAGGTACAGGGCCAGTCCGACGTCGCGATCATGGGCGTACCGTTCGTCGGCCCGTACAACGTGAACTCGATCATGAACCCGATCCTGGCCGCGTGCATGGGCCTCGGGTACTACTTCAACTCGTACCGAGGCAACCCGGTCGTCCGGAAGGACGGCGCGGTGATCCTGTACCACCCGGTCGACTACGAGTTCAACCAGCTGCACCACCCGTCGTACGTGGACTTCTTCGAGGAGGTGCTGTCGGAGAGCACCGACCCGGCCACCATCGAGGCGAAGTTCGAGAAGCAGTACGCCGAGGACCCGTGGTACATCCACCTGTACCGGACGTCGTACGCGTACCACGGCGTGCACCCGTTCTACATGTGGTACTGGATCTCGCACGCGCTGGACCACTGCGGTGACATCGTCTGGGTCGGCGCGAACCGCAAGACCGTCGAGCGGATGGGCTTCCGGTCCGCGTCGACGCTGCAGGACGCGCTGGAGATGGTCAGTCACTCGGTCGGCCGGTCGCCGTCGATCACCTACCTGCACAACCCGCCGCACCTGCTCGCGGACGTGCGCTGA
- a CDS encoding lysophospholipid acyltransferase family protein, which yields MGTSLVKFGRDTARDVKQVARGWRWGRRPQVPRSAEPYVVPKESTVFPTRWARTPAAIAVRDLIQKGPLNAVLNFEVSPRVSGLDSLLKLDGPAIIVANHSSHLDTPLLLLSLPDAIRRRTAFAAAADYFFDTWWRAAGSAIVFNTFPIERRGGKMSSTPGDLLADGWNVVVFPEGTRSPDGWIQRFRMGAAYLAVEHDVPIVPVGIKGSYAAMPRGRGWPVPGRPAVTVRYGDPLRPAEGESARDFAPRIAAAVSALLDEESTTWYESRRRAAIGASPSQTGPEAARWRRVWETTRPMKSTDGRRRAWK from the coding sequence ATGGGGACCAGCCTGGTGAAGTTCGGCCGGGACACCGCGCGCGACGTGAAGCAGGTCGCGCGCGGGTGGCGCTGGGGCCGGCGGCCGCAGGTGCCGCGCTCGGCCGAGCCGTACGTGGTCCCGAAGGAGTCAACGGTCTTCCCGACCCGGTGGGCCCGGACGCCGGCCGCGATCGCGGTCCGCGACCTGATCCAGAAGGGCCCGCTGAACGCGGTTCTCAACTTCGAGGTCAGCCCGCGGGTCAGCGGGCTGGACTCGCTGCTGAAGCTCGACGGCCCGGCGATCATCGTCGCGAACCACTCGTCGCACCTGGACACCCCGTTGCTGCTGCTGTCGCTGCCGGACGCGATCCGGCGCCGGACGGCGTTCGCGGCCGCGGCGGATTACTTCTTCGACACCTGGTGGCGGGCGGCCGGTTCGGCGATTGTGTTCAACACGTTCCCGATCGAGCGCCGCGGCGGCAAGATGAGCTCGACCCCGGGCGATCTGCTCGCGGACGGCTGGAACGTGGTCGTGTTCCCGGAGGGCACTCGCTCGCCGGACGGCTGGATCCAGCGGTTCCGGATGGGCGCCGCGTACCTGGCTGTCGAGCACGATGTGCCGATTGTCCCGGTCGGGATCAAGGGTTCGTACGCCGCGATGCCGCGTGGTCGCGGCTGGCCGGTGCCGGGCCGCCCGGCGGTCACGGTCCGGTACGGCGACCCGCTGCGCCCCGCGGAGGGTGAGAGCGCCCGTGACTTCGCGCCGCGGATCGCGGCCGCGGTGTCCGCGCTGCTCGACGAGGAGTCGACCACCTGGTACGAGTCGCGCCGCCGCGCCGCGATCGGCGCGTCGCCGTCCCAAACCGGCCCGGAGGCCGCCCGCTGGCGCCGCGTCTGGGAAACCACCCGCCCAATGAAGTCAACAGACGGCCGCCGCCGCGCCTGGAAGTAG